A section of the Phacochoerus africanus isolate WHEZ1 chromosome 4, ROS_Pafr_v1, whole genome shotgun sequence genome encodes:
- the ZFP2 gene encoding zinc finger protein ZFP2 — MEREGLWHSSLGETWEPDSWLEGQQENQDRYLGQEQVTHKETLNEKGTYGGNEFERCSNQGSFIDTQETMEESSNDWDSDEVDTKENPELIEARKMFTIKKIYLCNECGKTFTRNSSLLKHQRIHTGEKHYKCNACGEYFLELSSLTVHQRIHTGEKPYKCNDCGKTFTQSMNLTVHQRIHTGERPFQCKECGKAFHKNSALSQHERIHTGEKPYKCNDCGRAFTQSMNLIVHQRTHTGEKPYECNECGKAFSQSMHLVVHQRTHTGEKPYECSECGKAFSKSSALTLHKRHHTGEKPYNCNKCGKSFSQSTYLIVHQRLHSGIKPYECNECGKTFSKNSSLTQHRRIHTGEKPYECVICGKHFTARSSLNVHLVIHTGEKPYQCGVCGKAFSQSGYLIEHQRIHTGEKPYECDQCGRAFIKNSSLTVHQRIHTGEKPYLCNECGRAFSRSTNLTRHQKTHM, encoded by the coding sequence ATGGAAAGGGAAGGTCTCTGGCATTCTTCTTTAGGGGAAACCTGGGAACCTGATAGTTGGTTAGAGGGGCAACAGGAAAACCAAGATAGATATCTGGGCCAAGAGCAAGTTACCCATAAGGAAACTCTCAATGAAAAAGGGACTTATGGAGGTAATGAATTTGAAAGATGTTCCAATCAGGGTTCATTCATTGATACACAAGAAACTATGGAGGAAAGTTCTAACGATTGGGATTCAGATGAAGTAGACACTAAAGAAAACCCTGAATTAATTGAAGCTCGAAAAATGTTTAcaataaagaaaatctatttaTGTAATGAGTGTGGGAAAACCTTCACCCGGAATTCATCCCTTCTTAAGCACCAGAGgattcacacaggagagaaacactATAAGTGTAATGCGTGTGGGGAGTACTTCCTTGAACTCTCCTCCCTTACTGTACATCaaagaattcatactggagagaaaccctacaaATGTAACGATTGTGGGAAAACCTTCACTCAGAGCATGAACCTTACTGTTCATCaaagaattcatactggagagagacCATTTCAGTGTAAAGAGTGTGGAAAGGCTTTCCACAAAAATTCAGCCCTTAGTCAACATGAAAggattcatactggagagaaaccctacaaATGTAATGATTGTGGTAGGGCTTTTACCCAAAGTATGAATCTCATAGTGCATCAAAGAACTCACACAGGAGAAAAACCTtatgaatgtaatgaatgtggaaaagcaTTCAGTCAAAGTATGCACCTTGTTGTACATCAGAGAACTCATACTGGAGAAAAGCCCTATGAGTgtagtgaatgtgggaaagcgTTTAGTAAGAGCTCAGCTCTTACCCTGCATAAGCGACATCATACAGGAGAAAAGCCCTACAACTGTAACAAATGTGGGAAATCCTTTAGCCAAAGTACGTACCTTATAGTGCATCAGAGACTTCATTCTGGAATAAAACCTTATGAATGTAATGAGTGTGGGAAAACTTTCAGTAAGAATTCATCTCTTACCCAGCATcggagaattcatactggagagaaaccttatgaatgtgTGATATGTGGAAAACACTTCACTGCGCGGTCATCTCTTAATGTCCATCTGGttattcatactggagagaagccttatCAATGTGGTGTATGTGGAAAGGCCTTCAGCCAGAGCGGATACCTTATTGAGCATCAAagaattcatactggtgagaagCCCTATGAATGCGATCAGTGTGGAAGAGCCTTCATTAAGAATTCATCCCTTACAgtgcatcagagaattcatacaggagagaaaccctatctGTGTAATGAATGTGGAAGAGCCTTCAGTCGGAGTACAAATCTTACACGACATCAGAAAACTCATATGTGA